CTAGATATTGACTCATTTAATGGATCCAAAACCTGCGGTTTCCTCATATAACGAAACTGCAAGCAATATTTGTTAGATCGATGTGCACTATTTCATTTTGTGCGGAAGGCCAAGCAACCAGTTAGGCAACTCACCACTCAATCCCCTTCCATTTCCatatatattaacaaaaagataataaattgcAACCTATGGTCCCCCAAGTTGGGCATTTTCGGGTTATAGGTGGCGCATCTTCTGAAAAATGGGATTTTAGCCCTAAACTTCCCGATTTTGTTTGCTCACGAGGCCTTGTACTCGACCAAGCTAAACCGCGGCATATTTACATAAGCGACACAGACTTGCGTACCGAACCATGTGACTCAAATGTAATCTCGGCGACTGTCTCCTATATTCAACAGACGCCAAGActtcaaaagctgaaattttcACGATCGTAGactaaactaaaagaaaagaagaaaataatccAAGGGATTGACGTACGTACGAAGAACATCCCATTTTGGAGATCACTAAACCAAGATTTTGAAATTGGTCAAAACTTCAGAAATTGGGGTCGTTGTTTTCCTAAAAACTATGGTTAATTGCATGCAAAAAATTCCTTAAATATTGATATTTAGTCTACTCTTCTACGATCTGACCGCCAGCAGCTAGAATTTGCCTAACATCTAGCAAAAACCCACTTCGCGCAAGAACTTATTTAAAGAGCCCCAGGCTGCTTTCTGGCTTCTGTATCTCTATCTCATAACATCTGCAGTTATACAActccagaaaaaaagaaatcatggaGTTCGCATCTGTCAGTGTTCGTCGTTCGACGTCGATCGTGATGTTCGTGCTGATGATGAGTGCTTCTCTGGAGGCGATGGCGGAAGCGGGCACAACGAGCTCGGCGAGTCTGGCAAAAGTGAAGCGAGAGCGCGTGACGTGCAACAGCCGCCGGAGCAGGTGCTTCATGAGGTACGTGACATGTCCGGTCGAGTGCCCTCAGGTGAAGCCGAAAGACCCCAAGGCCAAAGCTTGCTATCTCGATTGCTACACGCCCAAATGCGAAGCCGTCTGCCGAAGTAAGTAGTCGCAGACAACCTCCGAATCATCCTTTGTTCTTTGATCATTCAATGTAGCTAACGCGTTTCCCCGTGAGCAGAGCGCAAGCCGAACTGCAGCGGGATGGGGGCCGCATGCTACGACCCCCGCTTCGTCGGCGGGGACAACATCGTTTTCTATTTCCACGGCCGGAGCGAGGAGCACTACGCGCTGGTGTCCGACACCGACCTCCAAGTCAATGCCCGGTTCATCGGCCTCCGACCCGTCGGGAGATCCCGGGACTTCACGTGGATCCAAGCCCTGGGCCTCCTCTTTGGCCCCCACACGTTCACTCTCGAAGCCGCTAGGGCTGAGACATGGAGCGACGACATCGACCGCCTGCGGTTTTCATATGACGGGACGTCCGTAACCTTACCGGAGTCCCTGGACTCCGAATGGAGCTCGCCGGGCGACGAGATCAAACTCGAGAGGACCGCAAGCAAGAACAGCGTCACGTTGATCGTGCAAGAAGCCCTAGAGCTCTACGTTAGTGTGGTTCCGATCACCGAGGAAGACGACAGGATCCACAGCTACGGAATACCGAGGAACGATAGCTTCGCCCATCTGGAAGTGCAGTTCAGGTTCTTCGGCCTCTCGCCGAGGGTCGACGGCGTCCTGGGGAGGACTTACCGGGCGGACTTCGAGAACCCGGCAAAGCCTGGGGTCGAGATGGCGGTCGTCGGCGGGGAGGACAGGTACAGGACGAGCTCTCTCCTCTCGTCGGACTGCGCCGCCTGCGTGTTCGCTCCCGGGGACGACAAGGAGGTCTCGTTCCTGAGGCAATACGCGATGCTGAGCTGCACCAGCGGAGTGGCAGATGGCATTGGAATGGTATGCAGGAAATGACATAATCCATCGCCACGTGTCTAAAAATACAgaatttctatatatattgTCGAGATAGTACGAGAAAGTACGATGATTTCTCACATGCAATAACGAGGTTGGAGTTTGAACTACAAATCCACCCTTTGATATCTTTGTAATGATGTTGTGTTCTTCTAtgaaattgtgatattttatatgtAATTCGGTCAATAGAAACTTGATTGTGTTCGcattgcttttcttttggtacTTCTTTAGCTATGAATCTAGCGTTGTAACTAGTACTCGAGTTTCTCTACATCACGATTCACAAGACTAATCTGGCTGTCGAAGTTTGCGTGGTATGAAGGGGAACATAGGTTAAAAAAAACCTGAAATTATCTGTATTTTTTCCACATCATGAAAATGATATCAATGAATTAATTAAAGGAATTATTCTTTCAAAGAACAGATATTTATCGTATCGGCTGTTTAGACTAGTGTCATAGGTTCGGTGAGAAAAAAGTTTCGAAATTTAGGATGAGTTTggtgacttttttatttttgggaataacTTATgctcataaatattttttttctacttctgtTCCTGAACGAGTTTATGAACATTCGAAAGCATTtaataactatacaaaatttttatttccgaaatagAATTAAGTTTAGTACaacccttaaattttttataacttagaatttctcttaattttttataattttattacatttttcttttttacttttctctttttccttttgctttcttcttcttcttctccctctaaCCAATCGTGTGGCCGTGACAATGGTCGGGAACCGGCCAAAAGAGAGATAGTGAGGTTGTTGGCCTTGGGGAGCCTCGTCAAGGTTGGGCAAAGGCTCCTACGAGGTCACCGAACCTCGTTTAGCCGGTCACCGGCTGTCGTGGCTAGAGtaagaagaacaacaacaaaaaaagaaagaaaagaaaagagaaaaaaaatggtttagGCTTAATTATGGAATTATTTCCGGTAGCAAAGATGCaacatttgtttactttttgattctattccaaatctatttctataaGCAAATTTGTtctcataaacaaaaatattaccaaacaggtttctattctttctttttttttttcaaagaacaaaagaatagaaccATGTGATATTTGGCATGttaccaaataggcccttaAACATGAACGACAATGTTGGATTCAAAATACTCGATTTGAAAATGTATTTCAATTGagtgattttgagattttaatGGTAAAGGCCTAAGATAAGAAACTTATTAACTGATATCATGATAAATGGGTACAATAAACTATAAAAAAACATACTTAAGGTATTAGGGATATATGTAAGGTGAATTTGGAAAAAGCTTTCCCAAGCTACTTTGGGTGTCTAAAGTTCCTTGGGGCTAAAAATGtgtgtttgggaaaaaatttgTAAGCATCATTGAGGGAAAGTAGGCCTTTGgaaggttgaaagcccaaggtaggtATGAGCCTA
This region of Eucalyptus grandis isolate ANBG69807.140 chromosome 8, ASM1654582v1, whole genome shotgun sequence genomic DNA includes:
- the LOC104441062 gene encoding uncharacterized protein LOC104441062 is translated as MEFASVSVRRSTSIVMFVLMMSASLEAMAEAGTTSSASLAKVKRERVTCNSRRSRCFMRYVTCPVECPQVKPKDPKAKACYLDCYTPKCEAVCRKRKPNCSGMGAACYDPRFVGGDNIVFYFHGRSEEHYALVSDTDLQVNARFIGLRPVGRSRDFTWIQALGLLFGPHTFTLEAARAETWSDDIDRLRFSYDGTSVTLPESLDSEWSSPGDEIKLERTASKNSVTLIVQEALELYVSVVPITEEDDRIHSYGIPRNDSFAHLEVQFRFFGLSPRVDGVLGRTYRADFENPAKPGVEMAVVGGEDRYRTSSLLSSDCAACVFAPGDDKEVSFLRQYAMLSCTSGVADGIGMVCRK